From Candidatus Buchananbacteria bacterium CG10_big_fil_rev_8_21_14_0_10_42_9:
CTTAATCCTGAAGCAAAAGTCACTCCGCCATTTGGATTAATTTGAGATTGGTTAATGCCATCCAATCCATATTCAATTGGGTCTTCAATGGTGCAAATATTTACATCTTCTTTGTTCAATAATCTTAAAATAGTGTATAAGGTTGTCGTTTTACCAGAACCAGTAGGTCCAGTAACTAACAACATGCCCTGTGTTTTATTAGCCTCACTCTTAATAAATGTATAATCCCTTTTATTCAACCCCAGCTTTGTCAAGCTAAAATCCTTTTCGGTAGTATCTAATATTCTTAAAACTATTTTACTGCCGTACATAGTTGGCATCACTGATACCCGCATCGCCACATCACGATCCTCATATCTGTAATTAAATCGTCCGTCTTGAGGTTTTTTATGCTCATCAATTTTTAATTTGGCAATCAACTTGATTCGAGCTAAAATAGCGGGATGTAATTGCTTTGGCAACTCAACTACTTTTTGCAACATTCCATCAACCCTAAATCTCACTGTCACTTTTCTGCCATTCGGTTCAATGTGAACGTCAGATGCTTTATTTAAAAGACCTCGATCTAAAATTGAATCTACCATCTTTATTACCGGCACGAAATTAGCCATATTCTCTTCGGTGTCATCAACGTCCATCGCCTCCTTCATGCTGGATTTAATGATTTGTTCAAATTCATCTGCCAATTTATTTTTGTAACGACGTAGGGCTATTTGAATATCTTTAGGCGTAGTCACAAAAACAAACGGCTCCAAACCAGTTTTCTTTTTAATAAAGTCGATTGTTTGTTGATTTTCAGGAGCAGTAGTAGCGACATTAATTATATTACGATCTTTTTTAAATAAAACGACTGAATACATTTCTGCCACCTCCTTGGGTATCAAATTCAAAATTTGAGGGGAAATTTGACGCTTATGCAGGTTTACCTTCGGGGCTTCAAAAACACGTTCATAAACTTTAAGCAAAACATCATCCGGATAATTAACATTTTCCAAAAGTAAATGAGTAACATATTTTCGCTCATTGCGAGCTTGCTTCAAAACACCCTTAAACTCATCCTTGGTTAAAAGGCCTTCATTTTCAAGCTCTTTCCAAAGCTTGTAATACAAATTATTGAACTTTTTTAACACCATAAAAATAGTCACTTAACTCGTAATCATTACTATATTTACCATATTTTGTCAATAGTAAAAGTTAAATTACACCTCATCGTTAAATTTACTTTTGACAAAATATCCGACATTAAATAAGTAATAAAATGATAAAAATGTTATGCTTTATCTAAGATATATTTTTATTTAAACTTTTTACTTTTTCTTGTTTTAAAAATAAATTATGAGCCAAGAACAAAAACATCTAAAAAAGAGATACCAAAAAACCGCCGTCGCAAAAAAGTACATTAAAAAACGTTTTACTGATCCCGTTTGGCAAGCCGAACATGATGTCCAAATAAAAACAATAAATAATTTTTTAAAACAACAAGAGCCGAATCTAGTCTTAAATTTAGCCTGCGGGCCCGGAAGGATCACTCAAGATTTAAAGCACGTCAATCGCGGCGTTGCCGCTGACATAAGCGGCGCGATGCTAGCTGAGGCCAGCCGCCGCTTAGATCACAAAAAATGGAAGTTAAAAAAAGTTGATGCCTTTAATTTACCCTTTCCAAACAATCACTTTGATGCCGTGATTTCGTTTCGCTTTATTCGACACTTTAGGCAAACTGATAGAAATAAATTATTGGCTGAAATAAATCGCGTTTTAAAGCCTGAAGGTGTTTTAATATTTGATGCTTTAAATAAAAACATGCAACGCAATTATTATTTTGAAAAATTTACCGTTGCCTTTAGGCCGGAAGCACAAGGATTTTTTGACGCTTTATGGACTATCGATTCTTTACACCAAGAATTGGAATATAATCATTTGACTATAACAAAAATAATTTCAATTATTAATCACCCAAATTTATATGTAAAATTACAAAAGATTTTTCTTAAACAATTAAGCAAGAAAATAATAGAAAGACTAGATTATTTTAAAACTAAACATAACTTTGAGTGGATAATTATGTGCAAGAAATAAAAACAAACTATTGTTTGTTTAATATTTTTTATGTATAATTATATACACGCAAATTTAATTGTACATTAAACACATTTTAACGAAAGGAGGTGTTGCACCATGCCAGCACGCAAACGAAGACGAACAGCTAAAAAAGCTGCTCCCAAAAAGAGAAAGACTGCCCGACGTAAAACAGCGGCTAAACGAAAGCCAGCTAAACGAAAAACTACTAAGAGAAAAGCGGCTAAACGAAAGCCAGCTAAACGAAAAACTACTAAGAGAAAAGCGGCTAAACGAAAGCCAGCTAAACGAAAGCCAGCTAAGCGACGACGTAAAAAATAAACAAAAAACCCCGAAATTTCGGGGTTTTTTGCTTGAGAAAATTTAACTGTTTTATATCATAATTAAATTCGCAATCCTAAAACAACTAAAGCCAACTTGATTGCTCTGGTTTTTTTAATAGTTCTTTTCTTTCTTTGTCGCTTAATGTAGCCACGTGCCCATAAGTCCCATCATAACCAGCAGTTAAATTTACCTTTTTATTACGCACGTTCATAATTCCCCGTGTAATTATTTCCCCGGCAATTTTTTTTAACTTATTTTCAGGAATATTTAACAAAACATTAAACTCGTTTTCACCTTTTTCAATAATATTCATATACAAGTTATCCACAGTTTTAGTTTTCTTATTTTTATTAACTACCTCGGCAATAATTTCTTTTAACGGCACAACGCTTTTGTATGGAATAAAATTATTTTCTTTTATTTTTTCACGGCTCGCTAAATCATCAACTCGGTGCATTACTCCAACTGTCAGAGGCCGTTTACATTTAGGGCAAACATTTTTTTGTCGTTTAGTTTCTTGTGGCTCCATCGAAATATGGCAATTGCGATGTCCGTCTAAATGATACATGCCTTCTTCAGGAAAAAATTCCAGCGTGTACAAAAATTTTTTCTTATCCTTGTTTTTAATTGCTTCAATAATCGCCTTATAACTTAACTCTTGTTCACTAAAGCTAAATACGTTCGCTTCCCGTCCCAAATTTTCCGGAGAATGGGCATCAGAATTTGAAATTAATGTGAGCTTATCCAACTCTTTGACTGACCAATTCATCGGTGGGTCTGAAGACAAGCCAGTTTCAATGGCAAAGATGTGATCGGTTAAATCTTCATAGCACTCAGCGATTGAATCAAAACCGGACTTTGAGCCCAATACCCCAAACCATGGCGTCCAGGCGTGGGCTGGGATCATGATACAATCAGGTGATGCTTCTAAAATTAAAGTTAATAAATCCTTAGCTGACATGCCTAAAATCGGTCGGCCATCTGATGCAAGTTTCGCCCCGCGCCTAGCCAATACTGAATTTATTTTTTCAACAATTTCTAAATTAGGCGCCCAAATTAAAATATGTAGGCGGCGCACTTTGCCACCTTGAGAAAAGATGCAGGCAACTTCAGTCGCAAATAAAAAATGAACCGACTTCGGGTCATTTTTTAATTTATACAAACCATTGCCCTGATCTTTGATTTGTGCCTTCACGCTGGCTAGCCATTTTGGATGCGTCCAGTCCGGAATGCCCAAGACTTGAATGCCTTTGCGCTTAGCCCACAAGTTTAAATTATCAAGCGTTAGTTGCGGCGAGCACGCCCGGGCGTATGGAGAGTGAACATGTAAATCAGCGATAATTTCCATTACGTGGCTAATTTTTCAACCAACTTAAGCTGACCTTGAGAATTAACACCTAAAGCCTCAATCGGCTCAATGGAAATTGACCCAACCTTTGCGCCTTCGGCCATAGCTACTTGCAATAAATCAGTTAAATAGTACTCGCCTTGGGCGTTGGCATTATTTAACTGCATAATATGATCTTGCAACCATTCACGATTAAAACAATAATAACCAGGGTTTACTTCTTTGATTTTTTTTTGTTCTTCGGTGGCATCGCGGCGTTCTACAATGCCAGTAATTTTGTCAGTATTTTCAGGGTCCCTAATAATGCGGCCAAAATCAACAAATGTTTCTCGCCAATCATTAAAATCTTCCACCGTAGCTGTCATTAAAGTAATGGCATTGCCAGAAATTTTATGCTCTTTAGCTAATTTAGCAATTGAACCAGACTTTAAAAAAGCATGGTCTCCGTAGAGGACAATAATATCATCAGCCTGTGCCACATCGCTTTCATCCAAGGCCACTTTAACTGCATGCCCGGTACCAAGTTGTTCGGCTTGATGGATGTAGCGGTAGTTATTACCTAACGCAGCCTGAACCTGATCTTTGCCTTTACCAACGACTATGGCAACGCGATCGCTAACTTTTGATTCTTTAATCGCGCCTAATAAATATTCGATCATTGGCCGGCCATGAATAGGCACCAAAACTTTTGGCAAGGAGTGATTCATCCGCTTCCCCTCACCGGCCGCCAAAATAACAAACTGAAGCATAGCTAAACGCGCTTGGAGATGTAATTTATGAATTTACTGATTTGGGCGATATAACCCCACTCATTGTCATACCATACAACTAAGTTTAAAAGCTTTCCGTCTACGACTTCTGTCATTAATCCATCAATAGTCGCGGCGTAGGGGCTACCTTCATAATCGACTGACACCAATGGCTCGTAAGAAATATCTAGCACGCCTTTCATTTTCCCCTTAACCGCCCTTTCAAACGCGGCATTAACTTTTTCTTTAGAAGTCGGTTTTCTAAGTTCTAACGATAAATTAAGTAACGACACAGTATTAACCGGCACCCGGTAAGCTAAGCCAGAAAACTTACCCTCAAATTCTGGCAATAATTTCTCTAGCGTGCGAGTCGCGCCGGTCGTTGTCGGTATAATTGACCGGGCGGCAGCACGGGCCCGCCGGGGATCTTTTTTGTGTGGTGAATCAACTAAATGTTGGTCATTAGTGTAGGCATGAACGGTGGTTAAATAACCCCTTGCCACATCAAACTGTTTTGCCACCTGCATAGTTGTAGCTAAACAAGTTGAAGTGCATGAGGCCGAAGAAATAACAATATGTTTTTTGGCATCAAAAGTTTCGTGATTAACTCCATACACAAAAGTTTGATCCTCTTCTTTGGCGGGGGCAGTAATTAAAACTCGTTTAGCCCCGCCGCGAATATGACGGATGGAATCTTTTTTGTGGGCATAGACTCCGGTTGATTCTAAAACTAAATCAACTCTCAACTCTTTCCAAAGCGTTCGGCTAACGTGCTCGCTTTCGTAAAACCGCAGCATTTGTTTGCCAATTCTAATTCCGTTTTTGGCCAAAGAAATGTGCTTATCCCAATCATTGTATGCTGAGTCATGTTTAATTAACGGTGCGTAATCATCGGGCCCTGAACGGCTTTGCACACCGACTATTTCTAAGTTTGGATTATCCCAATTTTGACGCAAAAAAATACGCCCCATTCGGCCCAGGCCGTTAATCGCGACTCGTAATTTACGATTTGCCATAATTACTAATATCGTCTTATTGACCCTCCCTCCTTGCGAAGGGATAGAAAACTAAGCGATTGTTACTTCGTTAGATAAATAAACATCTTGAACTGCGTGCAAAAGTTCAATCCCCTCATCCATAGATTTCTTGAAAGCCTTACGGCCGGTAATCATTCCCGTCCCGCCAGCGCGCTTGTTAATTACTGCCGTTCGCACAACTTCCTCTAAGTCACCAGCACCCTTTGACTCGCCACCGCTATTAATTAAACCAACACGCCCGGCATAACCATTTAAAACTTGATAGCGCACTAAATCAATCGGGTTATCAGATGATAAATCGGTATACATTTTTGCATGAGTCTTGCCAAACTTCAAGGCTTCAAATCCGCCATTGACCTCAGGAAATTTCTGTTTCACAATGTCCGCGCCAATTGATGCGGCCAAATGATTCGCCTGGCCTGTCATGTCGGCTGAAGTGTGATAATCTTTGCCACCCTTTTTAAATTCGCTATTGCGTAAATAGCACCAAGCCACCGTAAACATGCCTTTTTGATGCGCTAGTTCGAAAGCTTGGGCGATCTCTTGGATTTGTCGGTCTGACTCTTGAGAGCCAAAATAAATTGTGGCCCCAATGGCAACCGCGCCTAAATCGTAGGCTTGTTGAACCGAGGCAAATAAAATTTGATCATAGGTTTGCGGGTAAGTCAAAATTTCATTGTGGTTGATCTTAGCTAAAAATGGCACCTTGCCGGCATACTTTTTTGACACCATCGACAATACTCCAACCGTGGTCGCGACTGCGTTACATCCCGCTTCAACCGCTAATTTACAAATATTATCCGGGTCAAAATAAATCGGGTTTGGAGCAAATGAAGCTCCGGCGGTGTGTTCGACGCCTTGATCGACCGGCAAAATAGAAACATAACCGCTCCCCGCCAAGCGCCCCGTGTTTCTAAATTTCTCCATATTTTTAATGACCGCTCGCGATCGGTTAGAAATTGAAAAAACCCGATCCATAAAATCCGGTCCGGGTAATTCCAATAAATCCATACCCACCTTAGCCTTATAACTTAACAAGTCTTTTGCCTCGCCGCCTAAAAGTTTTTGAATATCAATGCTCATATTTATAATTTAATTGGTTCATAGCCTAGCTTATGATGAGCTTCAATAAACCGGACTGTCCCGGTAAATTTACGCATCACCACCGAATGGCTGATCGCTTGATCTTTAGTTATTCTAATCCCTTTAAGTAATGGTCCGTCAATCACGCCCGTAGCGACAAACAATAATTGATCACCCTTGGCAAAATCAGAGTTAAATAATTTCTTATCAATTTTTTTAATCCCACTTTGTTTGCATAGCTCAATTTCCTCGTCATTTTTTGGCTGCAACCGCCCTTGAATTTCTCCGCCTAAACACTGCAGCGCCGTAGCAGCTTGCACGCCCTCGGCTGAAGCGCCCACCCCCATCAATACATCAATGCCAGATTCTGGAATTGCCGTGGCAATTGCAGCTGCCACATCGCCATCGGTTATTAAAATAACGCGCGCGCCGGCATGCCTTATCTCTTTTATTAAATCTTGATGCCGGGGACGATCCAATACCACTACCATTAATTCCTCAATGTGTTTATCTAAAGCTTTAGCAATTTTTTTTAAATTATCTTTAACCGATGCATCCAAATCGATTTTACCTTTAGCTTGTGGTCCGACTGCAATTTTTCGCATATACATATCCGGCATGCGCATCAGTGATCCCTTAGCCCCAGCAGCAATAACAGCCATTGCATTCATTCGGCCCCAGGCGACCGAATCAGTGCATTCTAGCGGGTCAACCACTAAATCAATTTCTGGCTCTTTGCCATTCCCCACCAATTCGCCTTCATAAAGTTGTGGAGCTTTGTCTTTGCGCCCTTCACCAGCTACAATTTCACCTTTAAAATCAATCGCCATCAAACGTTCGCGCATCTTGTCCACGGCAACCCTATCAGCAGCAATTTTATCGCCTTTGCCGATCCACTCCGAAGCCGCCAAAGCCGACACCTCTGTCACGCGGACTAGCTCCAATGCTAAATTTCTGTCTTCTGATTTTGGCATAAATATTCAAAAAGTAATACCAATCATACCCGAAATTACCAATAAAATCAAGCTTTGCCATCATAAATTTACTTTTTTAACTATCTTGCTTAATTCATTCACAATGGCTCTATTGCCGCCCATGAAAACTCGATCACTATAATTGATTGTTGGTTGTCCATTTTTATTAACAAACACGCCGCCAGCCTCCTGAACAATTAAACTCGCCGCAAACTCAGGAAATGCATCCTTGGACAAGGCCACAACCCCCTCATACCTGCCGCAAGCAACATGACAATAATTGACTGCAATAGAATTTGCATTTCGAAATAATCTGAACTTAGATAATTCTTCAAACATTTTGCGCCCTGATGCAAAATCCGGCCAATGCCATGATAAATGATATATTACGCTTGTGTCTTTAGACTTGCGAGCTTTGGAAATATGAATTCGCTTTTTATTCAAAAAAGCACCGCGGCCGCGGAATGCTGTAAAAAGTTCATCAACCGACGGGTCATAAATAGCCGAAAATTGCACCTTGCCTTGGCTAATATGAGCTACCGCTATAGCATAATGGTGTAAACCACGGATAAAAAGACGCGTACCGCTTATTGGGTCAGCCACCCAATAATCATTTACGTGATTGAAAGTGCCGTTTTCTTCTTCGGCATAAAACTCATGCCTGGGATCATGAGATTTAATAATTTTTTTCAAACCGCGTTCAATGCGTACATCTTCCTGGGTTAAAAATTCTTTAGTCACTCCCACGTCTTTAATGCTTCCGCCATGCCGAACAATGCGTTGGCCTTCGACGGTAATGAATTTCAGCACTTCATGATAAACTTTTTGCATCTCAATTAGTATAACAATAATTTTTTAAATAAAAAATGAGGTGCAAGACCCTGGCGATGACCTACTTTCCCCACAGGGAGTATCATCGGCGCTGAAGCGCTTAACTACTGTGTTCGGGATGGGAACAGGTGTTTCCGCTTCGCAACAATCACCAGGGTGTTGAACCCCATTTTGGCAAATAGCCAATAGCTTATGGCAAATAGTTTTTAAAATACCATTTGCAATTTGCTATTAGCCACTTGCTAACGTATACGTATACCAACTTTTAACAATTTACAATTAACTTGTAACCACAGTTAACTTTTAATTGTTAACTGTCAATTGTTAATTGTGAACTGTTAATTAATAAGCAGCACAATTCTTATGATTATATGATGGACCAATTAGTACTCCTTGGCTAAACCCATTACTGGGCGTACACCTAGAGCCTATCAACCCGGTCGTCTCCCGGGGGTCTCATAATGAAATCTAATCTTGAAGACGGCTTCGCGCTTAGATGCTTTCAGCGCTTATCCAAACCGAACGTAGCTACCCAGCCATGCCCTTGGGAGAACAACTGGTACACTAGA
This genomic window contains:
- a CDS encoding DNA helicase UvrD produces the protein MEIIADLHVHSPYARACSPQLTLDNLNLWAKRKGIQVLGIPDWTHPKWLASVKAQIKDQGNGLYKLKNDPKSVHFLFATEVACIFSQGGKVRRLHILIWAPNLEIVEKINSVLARRGAKLASDGRPILGMSAKDLLTLILEASPDCIMIPAHAWTPWFGVLGSKSGFDSIAECYEDLTDHIFAIETGLSSDPPMNWSVKELDKLTLISNSDAHSPENLGREANVFSFSEQELSYKAIIEAIKNKDKKKFLYTLEFFPEEGMYHLDGHRNCHISMEPQETKRQKNVCPKCKRPLTVGVMHRVDDLASREKIKENNFIPYKSVVPLKEIIAEVVNKNKKTKTVDNLYMNIIEKGENEFNVLLNIPENKLKKIAGEIITRGIMNVRNKKVNLTAGYDGTYGHVATLSDKERKELLKKPEQSSWL
- a CDS encoding type I glyceraldehyde-3-phosphate dehydrogenase; this translates as MANRKLRVAINGLGRMGRIFLRQNWDNPNLEIVGVQSRSGPDDYAPLIKHDSAYNDWDKHISLAKNGIRIGKQMLRFYESEHVSRTLWKELRVDLVLESTGVYAHKKDSIRHIRGGAKRVLITAPAKEEDQTFVYGVNHETFDAKKHIVISSASCTSTCLATTMQVAKQFDVARGYLTTVHAYTNDQHLVDSPHKKDPRRARAAARSIIPTTTGATRTLEKLLPEFEGKFSGLAYRVPVNTVSLLNLSLELRKPTSKEKVNAAFERAVKGKMKGVLDISYEPLVSVDYEGSPYAATIDGLMTEVVDGKLLNLVVWYDNEWGYIAQISKFINYISKRV
- a CDS encoding fructose-bisphosphate aldolase (catalyzes the formation of glycerone phosphate and D-glyceraldehyde 3-phosphate from D-fructose 1,6-bisphosphate); this translates as MSIDIQKLLGGEAKDLLSYKAKVGMDLLELPGPDFMDRVFSISNRSRAVIKNMEKFRNTGRLAGSGYVSILPVDQGVEHTAGASFAPNPIYFDPDNICKLAVEAGCNAVATTVGVLSMVSKKYAGKVPFLAKINHNEILTYPQTYDQILFASVQQAYDLGAVAIGATIYFGSQESDRQIQEIAQAFELAHQKGMFTVAWCYLRNSEFKKGGKDYHTSADMTGQANHLAASIGADIVKQKFPEVNGGFEALKFGKTHAKMYTDLSSDNPIDLVRYQVLNGYAGRVGLINSGGESKGAGDLEEVVRTAVINKRAGGTGMITGRKAFKKSMDEGIELLHAVQDVYLSNEVTIA
- the glpX gene encoding fructose-bisphosphatase class II, whose product is MPKSEDRNLALELVRVTEVSALAASEWIGKGDKIAADRVAVDKMRERLMAIDFKGEIVAGEGRKDKAPQLYEGELVGNGKEPEIDLVVDPLECTDSVAWGRMNAMAVIAAGAKGSLMRMPDMYMRKIAVGPQAKGKIDLDASVKDNLKKIAKALDKHIEELMVVVLDRPRHQDLIKEIRHAGARVILITDGDVAAAIATAIPESGIDVLMGVGASAEGVQAATALQCLGGEIQGRLQPKNDEEIELCKQSGIKKIDKKLFNSDFAKGDQLLFVATGVIDGPLLKGIRITKDQAISHSVVMRKFTGTVRFIEAHHKLGYEPIKL